A single window of Mugil cephalus isolate CIBA_MC_2020 chromosome 1, CIBA_Mcephalus_1.1, whole genome shotgun sequence DNA harbors:
- the LOC125009640 gene encoding calcium uniporter protein, mitochondrial-like: MLVYRLLCRLGNKRLNAPTWVWSAGVASSYSTGPPSRDASVHYSLGRPVLSLRLPAGQLCRFTLTPMLTTVGDLLRDIAAKDSEVKTTALLNMDGQRISSCTFMETVLNKDFQLVVDDVTYNVHSLGQGSSHEHMLDVDDMKYLVHLLHSALSRPQRLLVQHRELLVRKDKLRQQLQPLDQVKKRLAREAEFKASTLGWVGLAYLSLQGGFLGYLTWNVFAWDIMEPVTYFISCTTSMIFFGYYVLTKQDLVCPDARDRQFLLFFHRKASKQKFDVDKYNELKEELAKVEADLRRLRGVIQLQLPVDQIQPQRDA, translated from the exons ATGTTGGTTTACAGACTTCTCTGCAGACTTGGAAACAAAAGACTCAATGCG CCCACGTGGGTCTGGTCGGCCGGTGTCGCCTCCAGTTACAGCACTGGACCCCCATCCAGAG atGCATCAGTTCATTACAGCCTCGGTCGCCCGGTCCTCTCCCTGCGTCTCCCTGCAGGTCAGCTGTGTCGTTTCACTCTGACGCCCATGTTGACCACGGTGGGCGACCTCCTACGAGACATCGCAGCCAAAGACTCGGAGGTGAAGACGACGGCACTGCTCAACATGG ATGGACAGAGAATCTCGTCCTGTACGTTCATGGAGACGGTTTTAAACAAAGACTTCCAGCTGGTGGTCGATGACGTCACCTACAACGTTCACTCACTGGGACAAG gctccTCCCATGAACACATGCTGGACGTAGATGACATGAAGTACCTggtccacctcctccactctgCTCTGAGTCGTCCTCAGCGTCTCCTCGTCCAACACAGAGAGCTCCTGGTCAGGAAGGACAAGctgaggcagcagctgcagccgctGGACCAG GTGAAGAAGCGGCTGGCGAGGGAGGCGGAGTTTAAAGCCTCCACGTTGGGCTGGGTGGGGCTGGCCTACCTGTCCCTGCAGGGGGGATTCCTGGGATACCTCACCTG GAATGTGTTTGCCTGGGACATCATGGAGCCCGTCACCTATTTCATCTCCTGCACCACCAGCATGATCTTCTTTGGTTACTACGTCCTCACAAAGCAG GACCTGGTCTGCCCGGATGCGAGGGATCGTcagttcctcctcttcttccacagAAAAGCCTCAAAGCAGAAGTTTGACGTTGACAAATACAACGAGCTGAAAGAGGAGCTGGCGAAG gtGGAGGCCGATCTCAGGAGGCTGAGAGGAGTCATTCAGCTTCAGCTACCGGTCGATCAGATTCAGCCTCAGAGAGACGCCTGA
- the cfi gene encoding complement factor I — MGGKVSFLLLLLLVVCSELRSPPEEEAPSFVEQGPLTTPATATLATSPAPTQPEIDEYLGPRQCLDKSWTRASCGLVFCSPWQRCIDGSCSCKPPYLCPVDNVTAVCGRGSRNYRSYCQAMAVSCRTKEPVMSHFGERCSQEKFQSSAVGKNRVVKLFLPSSTGGGEDFLVCEKLWDMAAANVFCKETKHPLGAASADSVPYESLNTGTLPRKCVSVRCQGYETSLAECVIYNKEEIGSGEVAAVTCYDPSQALTGNDCGFSCVNSKCISLNQTCDGVDDCGDRSDEMCCKKCRGDAFRCKTGVCIHSESLVDGQLDCLDGEDELKKHETRALKRSGRVDQAAGEYVSPKTELMVSRNLLESQLYCGIPNKTTVHDTDVEPRGRTSRVKRVVGGVEANPTQIQWQIALEENRRVDCGGAYIGGCWVVTAAHCVRPKPSAFKVKFSVWKKSRAQDTTDIVPVEEIIIHPGYGPATYENDIALVKLDKLPFKEECVEDNPAISAVCLPWSTHLFQPGHTCSISGWGRTADGKAAQVLLWANVSLIDRCERFYKDRFRPGMMCAGDLEGSVDSCQGDSGGPLVCQDELGVSYLWGIVSWGERCGQPGFPGVYTQVAHYFEWIRLHTGWPAITRFNS; from the exons aTGGGAGGCAAAGTgtcttttctgttgctgcttcttctcGTTGTTTGCTCTGAATTG CGGAGTCCACCAGAAGAAGAGGCTCCATCGTTCGTAGAGCAGGGGCCTCTAACCACACCCGCCACCGCCACATTGGCcacaagccccgcccccacgCAGCCAGAGATAGACGAGTACCTGGGTCCACGCCAGTGTCTGGACAAATc GTGGACTCGTGCGTCTTGCGGCCTGGTGTTTTGTTCTCCGTGGCAACGTTGCATTGATGGGAGTTGCTCGTGTAAACCTCCCTATTTGTGTCCAGTTGATAACGTGACCGCTGTTTGTGGGCGAGGAAGCAGGAACTACCGGTCCTACTGCCAG GCAATGGCGGTCTCATGTCGGACCAAGGAACCCGTCATGTCCCACTTTGGAGAACGGTGCAGTCAAG AGAAATTTCAAAGTTCAGCAGTAGGAAAGAACAGAGTGGTCAAGCTCTTTCTTCCCAGTAGCACGGGAGGTGGGGAGGACTTCCTGGTGTGTGAAAAGCTGTGGGACATGGCGGCCGCCAACGTGTTCTGCAAGGAGACAAAGCATCCACT AGGTGCTGCGTCGGCTGATTCTGTTCCATACGAGTCCCTAAATACTGGGACGTTACCACGCAAATGTGTTAGCGTCCGCTGCCAAGGATACGAGACGTCTCTGGCTGAATGTGTGATCTACAACAAGGAGGAGATTGGAAGTGGGGAGGTGGCTGCTGTAACCTGTTACGATCCATCGCAAGCTCTGACCG GAAATGACTGCGGTTTCAGCTGCGTCAACTCAAAGTGTATCTCCCTGAACCAGACGTGTGACGGAGTCGACGACTGTGGCGACCGGAGCGACGAGATGTGCTGCAAAA AATGCAGAGGAGACGCATTCCGATGCAAGACGGGCGTCTGTATTCACAGCGAATCGCTCGTCGACGGACAGCTCGACTGTCTGGACGGAGAGGACGAACTAAAGAAGCATGAGACACGAGCACTTA aacGAAGTGGTCGGGTGGACCAAGCAGCTGGAG aGTACGTCTCTCCCAAAACTG AGCTGATGGTGAGCAGGAACCTCTTGGAGTCTCAGCTCTACTGTGGGATTCCCAACAAGACCACTGTGCACGACACGGACGTGGAGCCGAGAGGAAGGACGAGCCGAGTCAAGAGGGTGGTTGGAGGAGTCGAGGCAAATCCA acTCAGATCCAGTGGCAGATTGCTCTGGAGGAGAACCGGCGTGTTGACTGTGGAGGAGCGTACATCGGAGGCTGCTGGGTGGTCACAGCAGCTCACTGTGTCAG GCCCAAACCATCCGCATTCAAAGTCAAGTTTTCTGTCTGGAAGAAGAGTCGAGCTCAGGACACTACGGACATTGTTCCTGTGGAGGagatcatcatccatccagg CTACGGTCCCGCCACGTACGAGAACGACATCGCTCTGGTGAAGCTGGACAAGCTTCCGTTCAAGGAGGAATGTGTGGAGGACAACCCGGCCATCAGCGCCGTCTGCCTACCCTGGTCCACGCACCTGTTCCAGCCTGGACACACCTGCAGCATCTCTGGATGGGGACGGACGGCAG ATGGAAAAGCTGCTCAGGTGTTGCTCTGGGCCAACGTGTCCCTCATCGACAGATGTGAGAGGTTCTACAAAGATCGCTTCAGACCAGGCATGATGTGTGCAG GTGACCTGGAAGGCAGCGTGGACTCATGTCAAGGGGACAGCGGGGGTCCTCTGGTCTGCCAGGACGAGCTGGGGGTCTCTTACCTGTGGGGCATCGTCAGCTGGGGAGAGAGGTGTGGACAGCCGGGCTTCCCTGGAGTTTACACCCAG GTGGCTCATTACTTTGAGTGGATTCGACTTCACACGGGTTGGCCTGCGATCACCAGGTTCAACTCctga
- the LOC125009076 gene encoding tetratricopeptide repeat protein 39B, with product MDHVGNGAAAEEEDCFEDAFDRIPAACQMDLQTAIQETQCALNLVLNNKFSEALDLLKPWWKDSMYHALGYSSILVMQAAMTFEHRDIQAAMATIKEALHTCQRFRKRNSMVGSLSSLISKQSNLQEEEMHAEICYAECLLQKATLTFVQDENMISFIKGGIKIRTSYQIYKDCQNVLNVTQEQASQSDSFRQFEGGVKLGIGSFNLMLSLLPQRILRLLEFIGFSGNRGFGLSQLREGASSHSLRSILCALTLLFYHTYVSLILGTGEGNLVEAEALLEPYQHKYPKGSIILFYTARIATLRGHFEKARARYEECISSQQEWKQIHHLCYWELMWTHSYQQEWQQAYHYADLLCKESRWSKAIYVYQKAAILSMMSEEEVKKTGEDIADLFKQVEGLKQRLAGKSIPTEKFAVRKSRRYKAAHPIPLVIPALEMMYVWNGFTIVGKRADSTEALLVTIETAEEQLRNDPNPSEFHPDDSCLVQMLKGLCLKNLGRLLQAELCFTQVLSSESRIRYDHYLIPFTLYELGLLYKQQGDFNKATAYIENAKTNYKDYSMESRLHFRIHAALNSLKGSPVGTP from the exons ATGGACCACGTCGGCAACGGAGCGGccgcagaggaggag gACTGTTTTGAAGATGCCTTCGACCGAATACCTGC GGCTTGTCAGATGGACCTGCAGACCGCCATCCAGGAGACTCAGTGCGCTCTAAACCTGGTGCTCAACAACAAGTTCTCCGAAGCTCTGGACCTCCTGAAACCATG GTGGAAGGACAGCATGTACCACGCTCTGGGCTACAGCAGCATCCTGGTAATGCAGGCAGCCATGACCTTCGAGCACAGAGACATCCAGGCCGCCATGGCGACCATCAAGGAGGCGTTACACACCTGTCAGAG GTTCAGGAAGAGGAATTCGATGGTTGGGTCTCTGTCCAGTCTCATCAGTAAACAGTCCAACCTGCAGGAAG aggaGATGCACGCGGAGATCTGCTACGCTGAGTGTCTGTTGCAGAAAGCTACGCTAACGTTTGTACAG GATGAGAACATGATCAGTTTTATAAAAGGAGGAATCAAGATCCGAACAAGTTACCAGATTTACAA GGATTGTCAGAACGTTCTGAATGTCACTCAGGAGCAGGCCAGCCAATCAGATTCCTTCAGACAGTTTGAGGGCGGAGTCAAGCTGGGCATTGGATCCTTCAACCTG ATGTTGTCTCTCCTTCCTCAGAGGATTTTGAGGTTGCTGGAGTTTATTGGATTCTCAGGAAACAGG GGTTTTGGTTTGTCTCAGCTGAGAGAAGGAGCTTCCAGCCACAGTCTACGCTCCATCCTCTGTGCTCTGACTCTACTCTTCTACCACACTTATGTTTCATTGATACTGG GAACTGGGGAGGGGAACCTGGTGGAGGCTGAAGCTCTGCTGGAGCCGTACCAACACAAATACCCTAAA ggCTCCATTATTCTCTTCTACACTGCTCGCATCGCCACACTGAGAGGACACTTTGAGAAG GCCCGGGCCAGGTACGAGGAGTGTATCAGCAGTCAGCAGGAGTGGAAGCAGATCCACCACCTGTGTTACTGGGAGCTGATGTGGACTCACTCCTACCAGCAGGAGTGGCAGCAGGCCTACCACTACGCCGACCTTCTTTGCAAGGAGAGCCGCTGGTCCAAG GCTATCTATGTTTACCAAAAGGCGGCCATATTGAGCATGATGTCAGAAgaagaggtgaagaagaccGGGGAGGACATTGCAGACCTCTTTAA GCAGGTGGAGGGGTTGAAACAGCGTCTGGCAGGGAAGTCGATCCCCACTGAGAAGTTCGCAGTGAGGAAGTCCAGACGCTACAAAGCTGCCCACCCCATCCCGCTGGTCATCCCTGCTCTG GAGATGATGTACGTCTGGAACGGTTTCACCATCGTCGGGAAGCGAGCGGACTCCACCGAGGCCCTGCTGGTTACCATAGAGACAGCCGAAGAGCAGCTTCGCAACGACCCTA ATCCGTCCGAGTTCCATCCAGATGACAGCTGTCtggtccagatgttgaaggGCCTCTGTCTGAAAAACCTGGGCAGGTTACTGCAAGCAGAGCTCTGCTTCACACAGGTCCTCTCCAG tgaGAGTCGCATCAGATACGATCACTACTTGATTCCCTTCACTCTCTATGAGCTGGGTTTGTTGTATAAACAACAGGGAGACTTCAACAAGGCCACTGCGTACATCGAGAATGCCAA GACGAACTACAAGGACTACTCCATGGAGTCCAGATTACACTTCAGGATCCACGCCGCCCTCAACAGCCTCAAAGGGTCCCCCGTTGGCACCCCGTAA